From the Cherax quadricarinatus isolate ZL_2023a chromosome 22, ASM3850222v1, whole genome shotgun sequence genome, one window contains:
- the LOC128689581 gene encoding uncharacterized protein, protein MYLIPHSLPPPPQDVYDDNAVFYRKGEGSQLLRCVARLRFSVSPNITGSLVGLRCNETSRKVWEKDVPNQIVSSEKPLLFACKEIYSAPWWPPSWDRLVSGCRKLDPSSSSLSSANSSTSYNRTGSENCYCLKPSGNNCYCLVRHRLHVNEIMNCLCEDFSFPGRSISSSDSSYFSGSDCICEPSSSSSSSSSISSDSSYSPSTDCICEPRSTSSSSSSSSSSSISSDSNYSPSIDCICEPRSNSSSSSSSSSSSSSISSDSNYSPSIDCICEPRSNSSSSSSSSSSSSSISSDSNYVPSIDCICESNSSSHSSSSSSSTSSGSSCSSSIDCICEPRSISSLSSLSRSSSSSSSHSSVFIKSSSSSSRHLPNCGGSSPGSSSFSSSSSSSTNSCSSSPSLSSSQSSPSSSRSSNSHVSISNSSSSFSSSSMNFSSLSHSSSSHSVHCSSSSLIFSSFGSTGSNSSSVPIFSSSLSSSCSSSFSSNYSTSVLPRTSSSSPTASRSSSSSSLSYSSSISSEKLSSSPSSSSNSSFSLASSSSSSISFSRSSSSSSCISSLLSSSSSLLVQFLLIRREQFLLIRLEQFLLIRREEFLLIRLVQFFLINLELFFLIKTEQFFLTNFHQFFLNEFKKIFLNEF, encoded by the exons ATGTATCTAATTCCccattctctccctccccctccccaggaTGTCTACGATGATAACGCGGTGTTCTACAGAAAAGGTGAGGGCAGTCAGCTACTTCGATGCGTCGCTCGACTTCGATTTTCAGTGTCGCCGAATATCACAGGATCTCTTGTGGGTTTGAGATGCAACGAGACTTCCCGAAAAGTCTGGGAAAAGGACGTGCCCAACCAGATTGTCTCATCTGAGAAACCATTATTGTTCGCCTGCAAAGAAATTTATTCAGCGCCTTGGTGGCCACCGAGCTGGGACAGATTAGTTTCAGGTTGCCGAAAGCTGGACCCGTCTTCATCTTCGTTGTCGTCGGCGAATAGTTCCACCTCTTATAACAGAACTGGTTCCGAGAACTGTTACTGTCTGAAACCTTCGGGTAACAACTGTTACTGCCTCGTGCGTCACCGGTTACACGTTAATGAGATCATGAACTGTTTGTGTGAAGACTTTAGTTTCCCAGGCAGAAGCATCTCAAGCAGCGATAGTAGCTATTTCTCTGGCAGTGATTGCATCTGCGAGccaagtagtagcagcagttcaAGTAGCAGTATCTCAAGTGACAGCAGTTACTCCCCAAGCACTGACTGCATCTGTGAGCCAAGAagcactagtagtagcagcagcagcagctcgaGTAGCAGTATCTCAAGTGATAGCAATTACTCCCCAAGTATTGATTGCATCTGTGAACCAagaagcaatagtagtagtagtagtagcagcagcagctcgaGTAGCAGTATCTCAAGTGATAGCAATTACTCCCCAAGTATTGATTGCATCTGTGAACCAagaagcaatagtagtagtagtagtagcagcagcagctcgaGTAGCAGTATCTCAAGTGATAGCAATTACGTCCCAAGTATTGATTGCATCTGTGAGTccaatagtagtagtcatagtagcagCTCAAGTAGCAGTACCTCAAGTGGCAGCAGTTGCTCCTCAAGCATTGACTGTATCTGTGAACCGAGAAGTATTTCGTCTTTATCAAGTTTAAGTCGTTCCTCTTCAAGTTCCAGTAGCCACTCATCAGTTTTTATTAAATCTTCCTCATCAAGTTCAAGACATTTGCCAAATTGTGGCGGCTCTTCTCCAGGATCCAGCAGTTTCTCTTCAAGCTCTAGCTCTTCAACAAATTCCTGCAGCTCATCCCCCTCATTATCTAGCAGTCAATCTTC CCCTTCCTCATCAAGATCTAGTAATTCTCACGTGTCAATTTCCAACAGTTCTTCCAGTTTCTCCTCATCAAGTATGAACTTTTCTTCCCTATCACATTCCAGCAGTTCTCACTCAGTTCACTGTAGTTCATCCTCACTAATATTCAGCAGTTTTGGTTCAACAGGTTCAAACAGTTCATCTGTACCAATATTCAGTAGTTCTCTCTCATCCAGTTGTAGTAGTTCTTTCTCATCAAATTACAGTACTTCAGTTTTACCAAGAACCAGTAGTTCTTCACCAACAGCATCCAGAAGTTCTTCCAGCTCTTCCTTATCGTATTCAAGTAGCATTTCGTCAGAAAAATTAAGCAGTTCTCCCTCATCAAGTTCGAACAGTTCTTTCTCATTAGCTTCCAGTAGTTCTTCCTCAATAAGTTTCAGTCGCTCTTCCTCATCAAGTTCTTGCATTTCCTCCCTACTGAGTTCCAGTAGTTCTCT GCTTGTGCAGTTCTTACTCATCAGGCGTGAGCAGTTCTTACTCATCAGGCTTGAGCAGTTCTTACTCATCAGGCGTGAGGAGTTCTTACTCATCAGGCTTGTGCAGTTCTTCCTCATCAATCTTGAGCTGTTCTTCCTCATCAAGACTGAACAGTTCTTTCTCACCAATTTCCACCAGTTCTTCCTTAACGAGTTCAAGAAAATCTTCCTCAACGAATTCTAG